GGATTATCTTTCCAATCTGGTCACCATAAAATAAGTATGAGTTAAGTTCTTAATGCCAGAAGTGGAAGATTATCCAGCATGAATGTTCCACAGATAAGAATATGAAATCCTTCTACACGTATTCCATGGCTGAAAGCAATAATTTGAAAGTGACTGAATTCATCCTCTTGGGACTCACACAAAGTCCAGAGCTTCAAGCCTTTCTTTTCGGGATCTTGCTAGTGATCTACTTAATTAGTGTCATAGGTAATCTTGGGTTAATTATGCTAATTTATATCCATTCTCAGCTTCACGCACCCATGTATTCTTTTCTCAGCAATCtagcttttgttgctttttgctACACCTCCTCTGTCACCCCTAACACCCTGGTGAACTTCCTCCAAGAAATTAAGAGAATATCCTTACCTGCTTGTGCCACTCAGTTGTGTTGCTTTATCATGTTTGTGGTCTGTGAAGTGTATATGCTCTCAATCATGGCGTATGATAGGTATGTAGCCATTTCTAAACCTTTACTCTATACCATTATCATGAACAGAAGGGTCTGTATTCAAATGGTGGTCACTACACATTTGTATGGCTTTTCTGTGGGACTCCTCCAGGCAATTCTGACATTCCACTTACCTTTCTGTAATGCAAACATAATAAATCACTTCTACTGTGATGATGTTCCCTGGTTGGTCTGGCCTGCCGTAAAACCCATTGTAAAGATATCAAAGAACTGATATTGTTCACACTTGCTGCTTTCAatacccttttctctctctttatcgtCCTCATCTGCATAGTCATTCTATTTGCCATTCTGAGGATTAATTCAGCTGAAGGCCAACAAAAGGCATTTTCTACTTGTGCCTCCCACCTGACTTCATCACCATATTTTATGGTACCGTCATCTTCATTATATGCAGCCGAAACAAGCCATTCTCTGGATACTGACAAAATAGCTTCTGTTTTCTATATTGTGGTGATCCCCATGATGAATCCTTTGATATACAGCCTGAGGAACCAGGAAGTCAAAATGCTTTGAAGAGAATTATAGAAAAGGTGTGCTTTACTGTAAAATAAAAGACCTATGGTCTAACTGAAAGCCCTCAGAGTCGGGAtgcgaaacaaaaacaaaagaaacaacgttaaaaaaaacagttctcGGGTGTTCTGCATTAGCATACTATTAATAACATGCTTTCCTATAGATATAGAGTGTACggtaattttctgattttgttttctattattatgaaaattatgacTCCCGAAATTattgaaagataagaaaataaaataaattcaattgcAAATAGTGGGTTAAATTTTGTTCCATAgatcattgaaaataaatttcttttccatAGAGGAATTTTTCCA
This genomic stretch from Lynx canadensis isolate LIC74 chromosome D1, mLynCan4.pri.v2, whole genome shotgun sequence harbors:
- the LOC115524500 gene encoding LOW QUALITY PROTEIN: olfactory receptor 5AL1-like (The sequence of the model RefSeq protein was modified relative to this genomic sequence to represent the inferred CDS: inserted 2 bases in 2 codons), which gives rise to MAESNNLKVTEFILLGLTQSPELQAFLFGILLVIYLISVIGNLGLIMLIYIHSQLHAPMYSFLSNLAFVAFCYTSSVTPNTLVNFLQEIKRISLPACATQLCCFIMFVVCEVYMLSIMAYDRYVAISKPLLYTIIMNRRVCIQMVVTTHLYGFSVGLLQAILTFHLPFCNANIINHFYCDDVPXVGLACRKTHCKDIKELILFTLAAFNTLFSLFIVLICIVILFAILRINSAEGQQKAFSTCASHLTSSPYFMVPSSSLYAAETSHSLDTDKIASVFYIVVIPMMNPLIYSLRNQEVXNALKRIIEKVCFTVK